Below is a genomic region from Neorhizobium galegae.
TTATTCCCACAAGATCCTGCAGCTGCTCGCCACCGCCCGCAAGAAGGGCGAAGGCGATGCCGGCAAGCTCGGCCCGGACGCCAAGAGCCAGGTGACCGTGCGTTACGAAAACGGCAAGCCGGCCGCGGTCGACTCGATCGTTCTTTCCACCCAGCACCTCGACGAGAGCTGGGATTCCAAGAAGGTTCGCGAGGTCGTCGAACCTTATATCCGCGAAGCGCTCGGCGATCTGCCGATCGCCAAGGATTGCAAGTGGTACATCAATCCGACCGGCAAGTTCGTCATCGGCGGCCCGGATGGCGACGCAGGCCTTACCGGCCGCAAGATCATCGTCGACACCTACGGTGGCGCAGCCCCCCACGGCGGCGGCGCATTTTCCGGCAAGGACACGACCAAGGTCGACCGTTCGGCCGCTTACGCAGCTCGCTATCTGGCAAAGAACGTCGTTGCTGCCGGTATTGCCGATCGTTGCACGATTCAAATCGCATACGCCATCGGCATTGCCCAGCCGCTGTCGATCTATGTCGACCTGCACGGCACGGGCAAGGGTGTGACGGAAGACCAGGTGGAAGCCGCCATCCGCAAGGTCATGGACCTCTCGCCGACCGGCATCCGCCGCCATCTCGACCTCAACAAGCCGATCTATGCCAAGACTTCCGCTTACGGCCACTTCGGCCGCAAGGCCGGCCGCGACGGTTCCTTCTCCTGGGAGAAGACCGATCTGGCAAAGCCGCTCAAGGATGCGCTGAAGGAAGAGACCCTCAAGGCTGCCTGATCGGCCTTTACGGATAGCTCCATAAAACTGTAAAGCGGGTGCCTCCTGACGGAGACGCCCGCTTTTATCGTGAGAGACCAGCCCATGACCGAACCGCAGCACCCAAGCCGCAGCACCGAAGCCTTCTTCGGGCGCCGCAAGGGCAAGCAACTCCGCGAACGCCAGGCGGAGGGGATTGCGACATTGCTGCCTGCGCTGAAGCTCGATCTTGCGGCGCCAGCGCCCGCCGTGCTTTCAGAGATGTTTCCCATTCCGGTGGAGGAGTTGCGGCTGGAGATCGGCTTCGGCGGCGGCGAACACCTGGTCCACCGCGCGCAGGAGAATTTGAAAACCGGGTTCATCGGCGTCGAGCCTTTCGTCAATTCCATGGCGAAGCTTTTGTCGCGCGTCGACGAACTGGGGCTCAAGAATATCCGGGTCTATGACGACGACGCCACGCAGGTGCTGGACTGGCTGCCGGATGCCTCGCTCGATCGCATCGACCTGCTCTATCCGGACCCATGGCCGAAGCGGAAACATTGGAAAAGGCGGTTTGTATCTGCGGTCAATCTCGACCGATTCCACCGCGTGCTGAAGCCGGGCGGTCTGTTCCTGTTCGCATCCGACATCGACACCTATGTCAACTGGACGCTGATCCATTGCCGCGACCATGGCGGTTTTCAATGGCAGGCGGAGCAATCTTCCGATTGGCTGACGCCCTTCGCCGGCTGGCCAGGTACGCGATACGAGAACAAGGCCCGCCGAGAAGGTCGTTCCTCGGCCTATCTGACGTTCAGGAAAGCCTGAAAGGTCAGTGCAGGCTGACGGTCTTCAGGTCGTCTTCAGCGGCCTTGAAGAAGGTGCTGGAGCGATTGTCGGTCAGAAGAATCGGCGTGCCATCTGCGCCGAACAGGGCCCAAAGATCGAGACTGGGATCGATATCCGGGGCTTCAGGGAAGCAGCGGGACACTTCGTCCGACCGCATCTTGCGAATATATCCGACCTCTCCAGCACCTAGATGAGCAAGTTCGGATTGCGTCAAACGCGTATTCGCTTCTTTCAGGAGCATTCCAGCCTCCAGCATTGAGGGGCAACGGCATTAGCGCCATTGACCTACTCTGAGACGGAAATGTTAATTTTTCGCACCATGCGTGCGGGCTCGGGGCGGATAAGGTCGACAGAGAGCAAACCGTTCTTGAGCGAAGCGCTGGAGACCTGCATTCCGTCGGCCAGCACGAACATACGCTGGAACTGGCGGGCGGCAATGCCGCGGTAAAGATAGTCGCGCTCACCCTGCTCCGTCTGGCGTCCGCGGATGACGAGGTGGTTTTCTTCCGTCGTCACCTCGAGCTCGGCTTCGGAAAAGCCTGCGACGGCCAGCGTGATTCGCAGCCGCTCTGGGGCACCGGAAGCATCGGCGCGGACGCGTTCGATATTATAGGGAGGATAACCGTCGTTCGCCTTCGCAAGGCGTTCGAGTGTCTTTTCCATGGCGTCGAAGCCCAGAAGCAGGGGGCTCGCAAACGGCGTCATTCGGCTCATCGTACAGTCCTTGCAACAAGCGACCACGTTGGCGCCCGCCGGGCGGCCCGCCAACTCGTCCGTTATATGGGAGGTTACGGCAGCGACCGCAAGGATGAGCGCCGGGGCCGATGGCCACGGCTGCCCGATGCCGATCATGCGGCACTTGACAGAATGTCGGGTTGTGGACGACTACCCCCGGAAAAAGGGAGCATTCATGCAGCGCAGGAAGATTATCATCGATACCGACCCGGGTCAGGACGACGCCGCAGCGATCATGCTTGCGTTTGCGAGTCCGGACGAGATCGATGTGCTTGGCCTCTGCGCGGTCGCCGGAAACGTGCCGCTTTCCTACACCAGCCGCAACCTCCGGATCGTCTGCGAGCTCTGCGGCAGGCCGGATGCGCCGGTTTACGAGGGCGCGCTGAAGCCAACCATGCGCCCGCAGGTGACCGCCGAGCACGTGCACGGCAGGACCGGCCTCGACGGTATCGAACTGCCCGAACCGACAATGCCGGTGAAAGATATCCATGCGGTCGATTTCATCATCGACACGTTGCGTACTGAGCCTGCCGGAACGGTAACGCTCTGCACGCTCGGGCCACTCACCAATGTTGCGCTCGCTCTTGAGAAAGCGCCGGACATCGCGGCGCGCGCGAAGGAACTGGTGATGATGGGCGGCGGCTTTTTCGAG
It encodes:
- a CDS encoding DUF1150 family protein; translated protein: MLLKEANTRLTQSELAHLGAGEVGYIRKMRSDEVSRCFPEAPDIDPSLDLWALFGADGTPILLTDNRSSTFFKAAEDDLKTVSLH
- the trmB gene encoding tRNA (guanosine(46)-N7)-methyltransferase TrmB — encoded protein: MTEPQHPSRSTEAFFGRRKGKQLRERQAEGIATLLPALKLDLAAPAPAVLSEMFPIPVEELRLEIGFGGGEHLVHRAQENLKTGFIGVEPFVNSMAKLLSRVDELGLKNIRVYDDDATQVLDWLPDASLDRIDLLYPDPWPKRKHWKRRFVSAVNLDRFHRVLKPGGLFLFASDIDTYVNWTLIHCRDHGGFQWQAEQSSDWLTPFAGWPGTRYENKARREGRSSAYLTFRKA
- a CDS encoding Hsp20 family protein — its product is MSRMTPFASPLLLGFDAMEKTLERLAKANDGYPPYNIERVRADASGAPERLRITLAVAGFSEAELEVTTEENHLVIRGRQTEQGERDYLYRGIAARQFQRMFVLADGMQVSSASLKNGLLSVDLIRPEPARMVRKINISVSE
- the metK gene encoding methionine adenosyltransferase; amino-acid sequence: MRASYLFTSESVAEGHPDKVCDRISDEIVDLVYREAAKTGVDPWTVRIACETLATTNRVVIAGEVRLPPSLMKKDKDGKDVINPSKFKSAARKAIRDIGYEQEGFHWKTAKIDVLLHSQSADIAQGVDSAADKQGDEGAGDQGIMFGYACKETPDLMPAPIYYSHKILQLLATARKKGEGDAGKLGPDAKSQVTVRYENGKPAAVDSIVLSTQHLDESWDSKKVREVVEPYIREALGDLPIAKDCKWYINPTGKFVIGGPDGDAGLTGRKIIVDTYGGAAPHGGGAFSGKDTTKVDRSAAYAARYLAKNVVAAGIADRCTIQIAYAIGIAQPLSIYVDLHGTGKGVTEDQVEAAIRKVMDLSPTGIRRHLDLNKPIYAKTSAYGHFGRKAGRDGSFSWEKTDLAKPLKDALKEETLKAA
- a CDS encoding nucleoside hydrolase, giving the protein MQRRKIIIDTDPGQDDAAAIMLAFASPDEIDVLGLCAVAGNVPLSYTSRNLRIVCELCGRPDAPVYEGALKPTMRPQVTAEHVHGRTGLDGIELPEPTMPVKDIHAVDFIIDTLRTEPAGTVTLCTLGPLTNVALALEKAPDIAARAKELVMMGGGFFEGGNITPAAEFNIYVDPEAAKTVFASGMPIVMMPLDVTHQLLTTKARVEKIAALGTHPAEVLVAWLAFFERFDIEKYGSDGGPLHDPTVIAYLIKPELFSGRDCNVEIETQSELTVGMTVVDWWHVSGRKPNAKVMRDVDAGGFFELLTERVARL